A stretch of the Vulcanisaeta souniana JCM 11219 genome encodes the following:
- a CDS encoding threonine ammonia-lyase, with product MGIGMSGNGIIDLMPLIQEAWDFTRRMESLGHVIRTPIYRSEFLSSNDLNVYLKLENLQRGGSFKIRGVFFAVHRYMRDGYEHFLTVSTGNHAVALAYVANVLKVRATVVVPETTPRAKVEDMERYGAEVIKYGRSYVEAERKALEIVSGNPRIKLVHTFNDYYIIAGHATIGLEILEDLPSVNAILIPLGGGALPAGVSYLMRHVKPDVKVYGVQPESAPFYVLSLKEGRPVVLSDIRTIADGLASRPGEIPFEYIRRYLGGIYLVGENNIEKAIYLLLKHEHVVAEGAGAIAIGPVINGNLAKDFGQGNTGNVVAVITGSHIDMERLRSIIEQFNS from the coding sequence ATGGGTATTGGTATGAGTGGTAATGGCATTATTGACTTAATGCCCCTTATTCAGGAGGCTTGGGATTTCACTAGGAGAATGGAATCACTAGGTCACGTAATTAGAACTCCCATATATAGGTCGGAATTCCTGTCGAGTAATGACTTGAATGTTTACCTAAAGCTAGAGAATTTGCAAAGGGGTGGTAGCTTCAAGATTAGGGGCGTATTTTTTGCTGTTCACAGGTACATGCGTGATGGTTATGAACACTTCCTAACAGTATCCACCGGGAACCATGCTGTTGCGTTGGCGTACGTGGCTAATGTATTGAAGGTTAGGGCTACTGTGGTTGTCCCAGAGACAACACCGAGGGCTAAGGTCGAGGATATGGAGAGGTATGGCGCTGAGGTTATTAAGTATGGCAGGTCTTATGTGGAGGCCGAGAGGAAGGCTCTCGAGATTGTTTCGGGTAATCCGAGGATTAAGCTTGTGCATACGTTCAATGATTATTACATAATTGCTGGTCATGCAACCATTGGGCTTGAGATACTTGAGGACCTACCCAGTGTTAATGCCATACTCATACCGCTTGGCGGTGGTGCATTACCTGCTGGAGTTTCCTACCTAATGAGGCATGTTAAGCCGGATGTGAAGGTTTACGGAGTTCAGCCTGAGAGTGCACCGTTTTACGTGCTATCCCTTAAGGAAGGTAGGCCAGTAGTACTCAGTGATATTAGGACAATTGCTGATGGACTTGCCTCCAGACCTGGTGAAATACCCTTTGAATACATAAGGCGTTACTTGGGTGGCATATACCTCGTTGGTGAAAACAATATTGAAAAAGCCATATACCTATTGTTAAAGCACGAACATGTTGTTGCTGAGGGGGCAGGTGCCATAGCAATAGGTCCTGTAATAAATGGTAATTTGGCTAAGGACTTCGGTCAGGGCAATACTGGTAATGTGGTGGCTGTAATAACCGGTAGCCACATAGACATGGAGAGACTGAGGAGTATAATTGAACAGTTTAACTCCTAG
- a CDS encoding APC family permease, with the protein MAEDFGIRTDRELRRALDRRRLLFLSIGEIIGAGWLFAPMYAASYTGGAALLSWIIAGVIILLIAFANAEIASAIPKSGALVRYPHYVFGGFAGFLLGWSYFLAITAVPPTEALTATRYLSFFFPQLYNTSTGTLTVLGYVIAYLFLALFVYVNYIGVKAVGDVVYGVGWWKLLIPSITAIIMMALAFNPANFTAGGGFIPTSGTAPYTGWAAVFYAMPTGGVLFAYLGFRQAIEYGGEGRNPSKDIPFAVISAILIAMTIYILLELAFIGAIHWNVIGIKEGAWSALRTSSISKAPIAQLLESLRYVIPAAAAFLTAWLIVFLTDAVVSPAGTGFVSTGGATRSLYGISADGYLPSWFLTLSRTRIPKWSLITIAVLGALYLLPFPTWQSIVSFTTVGRVLTYMVIGGIAVQALRRTAPELPRSFKLWAMPVLAPIATLAASLVIYWSGFGTVSKFFLAAFVGLPIYFGYYAYKRLNVRLPISLTLGLIDAVGIALSFSYFYGLTKGLKVYNDLGLLVYVIVTVVLIYVSMAVLYRLGSDYLRREFRAGVWLPTYMIVITILSYYGSFGLHKVISFPIDTVIAAIVTLIFHYWAVYSAFRTKAIDQVIGEMKK; encoded by the coding sequence ATGGCAGAGGACTTTGGTATTAGGACTGATAGGGAGTTACGCAGGGCTTTGGATAGGCGTAGGTTGCTGTTCCTCTCAATCGGCGAAATAATTGGCGCTGGTTGGTTATTCGCGCCCATGTATGCTGCCTCATATACTGGCGGTGCTGCATTGCTGTCCTGGATAATAGCCGGGGTCATAATACTGCTTATAGCATTCGCCAATGCTGAAATCGCCTCTGCGATACCGAAGTCCGGCGCCCTCGTTAGATACCCCCACTATGTATTTGGTGGTTTTGCAGGTTTTCTACTCGGTTGGTCGTACTTCCTGGCAATAACGGCTGTACCACCCACCGAGGCCCTAACGGCAACTAGGTACCTATCCTTCTTCTTCCCGCAACTGTACAATACATCTACCGGCACTCTGACGGTACTTGGTTACGTAATTGCCTACTTATTCCTGGCGCTATTTGTTTATGTGAATTATATAGGTGTTAAGGCGGTCGGTGATGTTGTTTATGGTGTCGGTTGGTGGAAGCTACTGATACCCTCAATAACGGCAATAATAATGATGGCACTAGCCTTCAACCCGGCCAACTTCACAGCAGGGGGTGGTTTCATACCGACAAGCGGTACTGCGCCATACACGGGTTGGGCAGCTGTGTTTTACGCAATGCCCACTGGAGGCGTTTTGTTTGCCTACCTTGGTTTTAGGCAGGCCATTGAGTACGGCGGCGAGGGCAGGAATCCCAGTAAGGATATTCCCTTTGCGGTTATAAGCGCAATACTGATTGCAATGACGATATATATCCTGCTTGAGCTCGCCTTTATAGGCGCAATTCATTGGAATGTAATTGGTATCAAGGAGGGCGCCTGGTCGGCGTTAAGAACATCCTCAATATCCAAGGCGCCAATAGCGCAATTACTAGAGTCCCTAAGGTACGTTATTCCAGCCGCAGCGGCATTCCTAACGGCTTGGTTAATAGTGTTCCTGACAGATGCCGTTGTTTCACCAGCAGGTACGGGATTCGTATCCACCGGTGGCGCGACCAGGTCTCTCTATGGTATTTCAGCAGATGGTTACTTACCCTCCTGGTTCCTAACACTAAGCCGCACCAGGATACCCAAGTGGTCCCTAATCACCATAGCAGTACTCGGCGCCCTATACCTATTGCCATTTCCAACGTGGCAATCCATAGTGTCATTCACCACTGTTGGCAGGGTACTCACCTACATGGTTATTGGCGGCATAGCAGTGCAAGCATTAAGGAGGACCGCCCCTGAACTACCACGTTCGTTCAAATTATGGGCCATGCCAGTCCTTGCTCCGATAGCCACACTTGCGGCATCCCTGGTCATCTACTGGTCAGGTTTTGGTACTGTATCCAAGTTCTTCCTAGCCGCATTTGTGGGGTTACCTATTTACTTTGGTTATTATGCATATAAGAGACTGAATGTAAGGCTCCCCATATCGTTAACCCTGGGGCTCATTGATGCTGTAGGCATAGCATTGTCATTCTCCTACTTCTACGGCTTGACCAAGGGGTTGAAGGTCTATAATGATTTAGGCTTGTTGGTGTATGTTATCGTCACGGTAGTGCTAATATACGTTAGCATGGCCGTGCTTTATCGACTAGGTAGTGACTACTTAAGGAGGGAGTTCAGGGCTGGTGTTTGGTTGCCCACCTACATGATTGTGATCACAATACTCTCCTACTATGGTTCCTTCGGATTACATAAGGTAATATCATTCCCCATTGACACGGTCATTGCGGCAATAGTCACGCTAATATTCCACTACTGGGCTGTCTATAGTGCATTTAGGACGAAGGCTATAGATCAGGTAATTGGAGAAATGAAGAAGTAA
- a CDS encoding DsrE/DsrF/DrsH-like family protein: MSSGKDKVSMIVFSGTEDKLIPVGVISQAAAALGYEVNIFFTGWAMFKLLKNPTPPIWPKEFEQFAPRLQEGMARIKAPTWLDMLREAKGMGAKVYVCSMMSAAAGLKREDFDPELVDDVVGVTTFLEMAKGGQVLFI, translated from the coding sequence ATGAGTTCAGGTAAGGACAAAGTAAGTATGATCGTGTTCTCAGGTACGGAGGATAAGTTAATACCAGTGGGTGTGATTTCTCAGGCGGCTGCGGCGCTTGGTTATGAAGTGAATATCTTCTTCACCGGCTGGGCCATGTTTAAGTTGTTAAAGAATCCGACACCGCCTATTTGGCCCAAGGAGTTTGAGCAATTTGCCCCTAGACTTCAAGAGGGTATGGCTAGGATAAAGGCGCCGACTTGGCTTGACATGCTTAGGGAAGCAAAGGGTATGGGTGCCAAGGTGTACGTGTGCTCAATGATGTCAGCTGCGGCAGGTCTTAAGAGGGAGGATTTCGATCCAGAACTTGTCGATGACGTTGTTGGCGTAACAACATTCCTGGAAATGGCTAAGGGTGGTCAAGTACTCTTCATATGA
- a CDS encoding sulfurtransferase TusA family protein, with amino-acid sequence MAVSQGNKIVVDARGIACPGPITEVVKAYRNARNGDIIEVHATDPGFEPDIKAWIQRTGNQLVELRKDSDKIVAVIKVTAKK; translated from the coding sequence ATGGCTGTGAGCCAGGGAAATAAGATTGTAGTGGACGCGAGGGGTATTGCCTGCCCGGGACCCATTACTGAGGTTGTTAAGGCGTATAGGAATGCGAGGAATGGTGATATAATAGAGGTTCATGCCACGGATCCAGGCTTTGAACCCGACATCAAGGCCTGGATTCAGAGGACTGGTAACCAACTCGTGGAACTCAGGAAGGATTCAGACAAGATAGTCGCAGTGATTAAGGTAACGGCGAAGAAGTGA
- a CDS encoding NAD(P)/FAD-dependent oxidoreductase has product MANNKKRVVIIGGGAGGVVLANRLPKDEFDITIIDKQPYNYFLPWLLYIAFKGSRKPIKREIRSVLKPWVNFIQSGANVVNLQDRYVELESGKRLEYDYVVIATGASVDYSRVPGLDKVTEKFGNYHSNEDNAWRVWQTLNKMREGTLAVILAPGAYRCPPSPLEGVFLAEEFFRRRGLRDRVRIVFATFYPRPYPAEPMNELIEPLLKERGIDYVTFYTLDRIDPEKGVAYSMEGEELKFDSAIVIPPHVGVGIKYVPGDVLDSDGFVQADKFTNRVKGFDDAFVIGDASALPVAKTGVTAHLQAGVVAKILQGEDARNTGRTNCPFDVGYGLGTFVISDFYNPTIKYPINRINHLFKVAFAATYWDMLLYPELWDPVFESYFEATEPARIRHLYG; this is encoded by the coding sequence ATGGCTAACAATAAAAAGAGGGTTGTTATTATTGGCGGTGGCGCAGGTGGCGTTGTACTGGCTAATAGGCTTCCCAAGGATGAATTCGATATAACAATAATCGACAAACAACCCTATAATTACTTCCTACCCTGGCTTCTTTACATAGCCTTCAAGGGCTCCAGGAAACCCATTAAGCGCGAGATACGTTCTGTATTGAAGCCCTGGGTTAATTTCATACAGTCCGGGGCCAATGTGGTTAATCTTCAGGATAGGTATGTGGAGCTTGAAAGTGGGAAGAGGCTGGAGTATGATTATGTGGTTATTGCCACGGGAGCTAGTGTGGATTACTCAAGGGTTCCCGGCCTTGATAAGGTCACTGAGAAGTTTGGCAATTACCATAGTAATGAGGATAATGCCTGGAGGGTTTGGCAAACGTTGAATAAGATGAGGGAGGGGACATTGGCAGTAATATTGGCTCCTGGTGCGTATAGATGCCCACCGAGTCCTCTGGAAGGCGTATTTCTTGCTGAGGAGTTCTTCAGAAGGAGAGGTTTAAGGGATAGGGTAAGGATTGTCTTTGCCACCTTCTATCCAAGGCCATATCCTGCGGAGCCCATGAATGAGTTGATAGAACCACTGCTTAAGGAGAGAGGTATTGATTACGTAACCTTCTATACGCTTGATCGTATAGATCCTGAGAAGGGAGTTGCCTATTCCATGGAGGGCGAGGAATTGAAATTTGACTCAGCAATAGTTATACCACCACATGTTGGTGTTGGTATTAAGTACGTGCCAGGCGATGTACTTGATAGTGACGGCTTTGTTCAAGCAGATAAATTCACCAATAGGGTTAAGGGTTTTGATGATGCCTTTGTGATCGGTGACGCCTCGGCTCTTCCTGTGGCAAAGACAGGGGTTACAGCCCATTTGCAGGCTGGCGTAGTTGCTAAGATACTCCAGGGCGAGGATGCCCGCAACACTGGGCGTACCAATTGCCCATTTGATGTTGGCTATGGGCTTGGCACATTCGTAATAAGTGACTTCTATAATCCAACTATTAAGTATCCAATAAACAGGATTAACCACTTGTTTAAGGTTGCCTTTGCAGCCACTTATTGGGATATGCTACTCTATCCAGAGCTTTGGGATCCGGTATTCGAGTCTTATTTCGAAGCAACGGAACCAGCCAGAATACGCCATCTATATGGGTGA
- a CDS encoding DUF1641 domain-containing protein produces the protein MAENQVELERKLLDVLTPEYLEPLIKFLRIMRRLDELGVLDSLSDLLSNEILEDLLKSLTTTSIIKLLNDYDKLLSVLTKLTDPKVKDGVEKSLDLIGTLGSTGVLDTLRDIFGDPDVLSELVHTLINQNSTYLMTNLDTLLEFMARIRCCAYVASLNAARDVIVDGKSVAETMSEMLRDNDAKRGLRFMLLAAKYLGRQIKESELR, from the coding sequence ATGGCTGAGAACCAAGTAGAACTTGAGCGTAAGTTGCTTGATGTATTAACACCTGAGTACCTGGAGCCGCTTATTAAGTTTCTTAGGATTATGAGGAGACTTGATGAGCTTGGTGTACTTGATTCATTGAGTGACCTATTGAGTAATGAGATTCTTGAGGATCTCCTTAAATCCCTAACCACAACCAGTATTATTAAGTTACTTAATGATTATGATAAGTTGTTATCCGTATTGACTAAGCTTACGGATCCCAAGGTCAAGGATGGCGTTGAGAAATCGCTTGATCTTATAGGGACATTGGGCAGCACAGGTGTACTGGACACGCTGAGGGATATATTTGGCGACCCAGATGTGCTGAGTGAGTTGGTACACACGTTAATTAACCAGAATAGTACCTACTTAATGACTAACCTGGATACGCTGCTTGAATTCATGGCGCGCATTAGGTGCTGCGCCTATGTTGCTTCTCTGAATGCCGCTAGGGACGTCATAGTTGATGGAAAGTCAGTGGCCGAAACAATGAGCGAGATGTTGAGGGATAATGATGCAAAAAGGGGCTTAAGGTTCATGTTATTGGCTGCTAAGTACCTAGGCAGGCAAATAAAGGAAAGCGAACTTAGATAA
- the trxB gene encoding thioredoxin-disulfide reductase: MSSSIKISVTKMDFGVSGELTSKVYDTVIIGGGPAGMSAAIYAARYGMSTIIITEEIGGQVGKSGWVENYLGYTRIMGPDLVTKFEEHVKYYNVPIIIDSVENVERDGELFKVYTLNGDEYTARTIIIAVGEKKRKLNVPGEDTFNGRGVSYCAPCDAPLFKGKVVAVVGGGDSAASAALLLTEYASKVYVIHRRNQLRAQKYYQDLLLKNPKIEIIWNAIVKELQGDKLLRKAILQRVDTKETIELPLDGLFVEIGAEPPIELFRRIGLELSQDGYIKVNHIMETNMVGIYAAGDCIDLTPRDFRQIIVAAGQGALAAYSAYNYIIKKFGFNRA; this comes from the coding sequence ATGAGTAGCTCCATAAAGATCTCAGTTACTAAAATGGACTTTGGGGTCAGTGGGGAATTGACAAGTAAGGTCTATGACACGGTGATAATCGGCGGAGGACCAGCGGGAATGTCAGCGGCAATCTATGCAGCTAGGTATGGAATGAGCACGATAATAATTACTGAGGAGATCGGCGGGCAAGTCGGTAAGTCCGGCTGGGTTGAAAATTACCTTGGCTATACAAGGATAATGGGCCCCGACCTAGTGACCAAGTTCGAGGAACATGTTAAGTACTACAATGTGCCAATAATTATTGATTCCGTGGAGAACGTGGAAAGAGATGGTGAACTATTCAAGGTTTATACCCTAAATGGTGATGAGTACACGGCTAGGACCATAATAATCGCTGTAGGTGAGAAAAAGAGGAAGCTCAATGTGCCAGGCGAGGATACGTTTAACGGTAGGGGCGTCAGCTACTGCGCACCCTGCGATGCACCATTGTTCAAGGGTAAGGTCGTCGCTGTGGTTGGCGGTGGTGACTCGGCAGCCTCAGCCGCATTGTTACTCACTGAGTACGCCAGTAAGGTCTACGTAATACACAGAAGAAACCAGCTAAGGGCTCAGAAGTACTACCAGGACCTCCTCCTCAAGAACCCTAAGATAGAGATCATATGGAATGCCATAGTTAAGGAACTACAAGGCGATAAATTACTCAGGAAAGCAATACTACAGAGGGTAGATACCAAGGAGACCATTGAGTTACCGCTGGATGGCTTATTCGTGGAGATCGGCGCAGAACCACCAATCGAGTTATTCAGGAGGATTGGCCTTGAACTCTCACAGGATGGCTACATAAAGGTTAACCACATAATGGAGACAAATATGGTCGGTATCTATGCAGCTGGTGATTGCATTGATCTAACACCAAGGGACTTTAGGCAGATCATTGTGGCCGCCGGCCAGGGAGCCCTGGCGGCCTACTCGGCCTATAATTACATAATTAAGAAATTTGGATTTAACAGAGCCTGA
- the galT gene encoding galactose-1-phosphate uridylyltransferase, protein MGSRPTMELRWDPTLREWVLVSNIRRFRPWQPSNYCPFCPGNPETGHGWRALILENRYPMLMEEAPEPGNHWFYRTGKSVGRCYVVVETPEHNIDDISNLPIDQIEYILKMIINKVREESSKEYAQYFLWFRNKGREIGVSLTHPHSQIYVLPFTPSRVERELESSREYLNKHGKCLFCDIISAELKDGIRVIHSNDHWVSFMPFYSHWPFEVHVYPRRHVQLMTELTDEEIRGLAEALKVSLCGLNHVFSKKTMPYIMVLHQAPLRGSYPHYHLHIEVYGVLRDEDKIKYAAGMETGGGNFTYDSVPEENAERLRDSVLKNCTYKA, encoded by the coding sequence ATGGGCAGTAGGCCAACTATGGAGCTCAGGTGGGACCCAACACTTAGGGAGTGGGTCTTGGTATCCAATATTAGGCGTTTCAGACCATGGCAACCAAGCAATTACTGCCCGTTCTGTCCTGGGAACCCGGAGACCGGGCATGGATGGAGAGCCCTAATTCTTGAGAATAGGTATCCAATGCTGATGGAGGAGGCGCCAGAGCCAGGTAATCACTGGTTTTACAGGACAGGTAAGTCAGTGGGTAGGTGCTATGTGGTTGTTGAGACCCCTGAGCACAATATTGATGACATTAGCAACCTACCTATTGACCAAATAGAGTATATCCTAAAGATGATAATTAATAAGGTAAGGGAGGAGTCAAGTAAGGAATATGCACAATACTTCCTCTGGTTCAGGAACAAGGGCAGGGAAATCGGTGTCTCATTAACACACCCGCACAGTCAAATCTATGTGTTACCCTTCACGCCAAGCAGGGTGGAGAGAGAACTCGAGAGTTCCAGGGAATACCTTAACAAACATGGTAAATGTCTCTTCTGCGATATAATAAGTGCTGAGCTTAAGGATGGTATTAGGGTAATCCACAGTAATGATCACTGGGTATCATTCATGCCCTTTTACTCACATTGGCCATTTGAGGTTCATGTATATCCAAGGAGACATGTCCAATTAATGACGGAACTCACGGATGAGGAGATTAGGGGACTAGCAGAAGCCCTCAAGGTATCACTATGCGGCTTAAATCATGTATTCAGTAAAAAGACCATGCCCTACATAATGGTTCTGCATCAAGCACCACTGAGGGGTAGTTACCCACATTATCATCTGCATATTGAGGTCTATGGTGTACTTAGAGATGAGGATAAGATTAAGTACGCGGCCGGCATGGAGACAGGCGGCGGCAACTTCACTTACGACTCAGTACCTGAGGAAAATGCCGAGAGGTTGAGAGATTCCGTACTCAAGAACTGTACTTACAAGGCGTAG
- a CDS encoding galactokinase — MTANMAIKEFREFFNEEPALVASAPGRLDFLNTHQDYKGLPVVAVGINLRTYTAISLSQGNFVVASGNLRDEGVKFIDEFSQSNVGLVNSKWFGNYVRALVMAFMRRGYGIRPFRAWIRSNVPMSSGLGSSGTLLVSLSSAISALNGLNLDRKLIAEIAYEAEHDIMGVPCGRLDQYAAAFGDIVVIETKPPYNVTTLPRLGGVFLVIDTGIRHSTADIHPKRQLEIDEGLNKLLSMDLPRNLRNKLGAHYWEVRWDEVIEDEIAPFISELRDASRRRMLYTLRANESTKLALRVIRGETVGITEIERALGLSEAEVDSLLSSYDWREAFVGRIMTYQHRLLSEYYDVSLPAIDELVNFLVSEGAYGAKLSGAGLGGSVIALVRDEDKAKDLLNKVLSRGLAPRGWIVSIDSGVAIHGQ; from the coding sequence ATGACTGCGAACATGGCCATTAAGGAATTCAGGGAATTCTTTAATGAGGAACCTGCCCTAGTGGCGTCCGCACCTGGTAGATTGGACTTCCTGAATACGCACCAGGACTATAAGGGTTTACCCGTTGTTGCCGTCGGCATAAACCTAAGGACATACACAGCTATCTCACTCTCGCAGGGTAATTTCGTGGTGGCGTCGGGGAATTTAAGGGATGAGGGGGTGAAATTCATCGATGAATTTTCACAGAGTAATGTGGGGCTTGTTAACAGTAAATGGTTCGGTAATTACGTAAGGGCACTAGTAATGGCATTCATGAGGCGTGGGTACGGTATTAGACCATTTAGGGCCTGGATACGTAGTAATGTGCCAATGTCCTCTGGGCTCGGCAGCAGTGGTACATTACTAGTGTCCCTATCCTCAGCCATCAGTGCATTGAATGGGCTTAATCTAGATAGGAAGTTAATAGCTGAGATCGCCTATGAGGCTGAGCACGATATCATGGGTGTGCCTTGCGGTAGGCTTGATCAGTATGCCGCTGCCTTTGGTGATATCGTGGTTATTGAAACCAAGCCACCATATAATGTGACTACACTACCGAGGCTTGGAGGCGTATTCCTGGTTATTGATACTGGCATTAGGCATAGTACGGCCGACATTCATCCCAAACGTCAATTGGAGATCGACGAGGGACTCAACAAACTACTGAGTATGGACTTGCCCAGGAACCTAAGGAACAAGCTTGGTGCACATTACTGGGAGGTCCGCTGGGATGAGGTGATTGAGGATGAAATCGCGCCATTCATTAGTGAATTACGTGACGCATCCAGGAGAAGGATGCTCTACACCCTGAGGGCTAACGAGAGTACGAAATTGGCGTTAAGGGTCATTAGGGGTGAAACTGTCGGAATTACTGAAATAGAGAGGGCGCTTGGATTGAGTGAGGCCGAGGTTGATAGTCTCCTCTCTAGTTATGATTGGAGGGAGGCCTTCGTGGGTAGGATCATGACTTACCAACATAGGCTACTCAGTGAATACTATGACGTTAGTTTACCTGCAATAGATGAGTTGGTTAACTTCCTGGTTAGCGAGGGTGCCTATGGCGCAAAGTTATCAGGAGCCGGCTTGGGAGGTTCCGTCATAGCATTGGTTAGGGATGAGGATAAGGCTAAGGATCTACTGAATAAGGTCCTGAGCAGGGGCCTGGCCCCCAGGGGATGGATCGTTAGTATAGACAGCGGGGTGGCCATACATGGGCAGTAG
- a CDS encoding YbaK/EbsC family protein, whose product MLDTDVGAATPLSNKVLMPRIMVVMDPSMLKNEYVLCGCGSRNTLIEVDTTELVNLLNPVLIDAFEQV is encoded by the coding sequence GTGCTAGATACTGATGTTGGTGCAGCAACGCCACTCAGCAATAAGGTTTTGATGCCTAGGATTATGGTCGTTATGGATCCATCAATGCTAAAGAATGAGTATGTATTATGTGGCTGTGGTTCTAGGAATACATTGATTGAGGTTGATACGACGGAATTAGTGAATCTACTTAATCCTGTGCTCATTGATGCATTTGAACAGGTTTGA
- a CDS encoding PUA domain-containing protein → MVSKEIEIIKGHRLDYQLYQYLLQYFSDNELQNLFDAIRRPPNRYYVRVNTMKTSPSDLVNILQEHSVVVYIDETLPEALWFPVKGPNRIPSARKYVLADKRAAESVYMGANLYVPGVVRMDDDIKRGDEVNVIAPDGEIVAFGTAEINHDEVKNVKRGVAVRTLVSVYEVPKIRELHEYAIGLFYDQSLPAQWVAHVLNPRPGDVIVDMNAAPGGKTSHVIQLSGGKAVVYAFDRSENKIREMIESLSRLGMDGLYRVEARDTRFLDVDRPDLVNSVDRVLIDPPCTDMGVRPRLFDVKTMEIVKSTAEYQRQFIKVAWKLLKPGGVLVYSTCTIPPLENEDNIAYAESLGFEIVSINIPNASGGLIDRYRDSVVRFYPHVHGTPGFFIAKLIKPVQMHQ, encoded by the coding sequence ATGGTAAGTAAGGAGATAGAAATCATAAAAGGGCATAGGCTTGATTATCAGCTATACCAATACCTACTACAGTACTTCTCGGATAATGAACTACAGAACTTATTCGATGCAATAAGGAGGCCTCCCAATAGGTATTATGTGAGGGTTAACACCATGAAAACAAGCCCCAGTGACCTAGTGAATATATTGCAGGAACACTCCGTGGTTGTATATATCGATGAGACCCTACCCGAGGCCCTTTGGTTCCCAGTTAAGGGGCCTAATAGAATACCATCGGCGCGTAAGTACGTACTAGCCGACAAGAGGGCGGCTGAAAGCGTCTATATGGGTGCCAACTTGTACGTGCCCGGCGTTGTTAGGATGGATGATGACATTAAGAGGGGTGATGAGGTTAACGTGATAGCTCCGGATGGCGAGATAGTGGCCTTTGGTACGGCGGAGATCAACCATGACGAGGTTAAGAACGTTAAAAGGGGCGTTGCAGTTAGGACACTGGTCAGCGTATATGAGGTTCCAAAGATTAGGGAGCTACATGAATACGCCATTGGGTTGTTTTACGATCAGAGTCTGCCCGCTCAATGGGTTGCTCATGTACTTAATCCAAGGCCTGGTGACGTAATTGTTGACATGAATGCTGCACCAGGTGGTAAGACAAGTCATGTAATACAACTTAGTGGTGGTAAGGCCGTGGTTTATGCATTCGATAGGAGCGAGAACAAGATTAGGGAAATGATTGAGAGCCTAAGTAGGTTGGGAATGGATGGTCTGTATAGGGTTGAGGCCAGGGATACGAGGTTCCTAGATGTTGATAGACCTGACTTAGTTAATTCCGTGGACAGGGTGTTGATTGATCCACCCTGCACAGACATGGGCGTTAGGCCCAGGCTCTTTGATGTGAAGACAATGGAAATAGTGAAATCTACAGCGGAGTACCAGAGGCAATTCATTAAGGTTGCCTGGAAACTACTGAAGCCAGGCGGGGTCCTGGTTTACTCAACATGCACAATACCACCACTTGAGAATGAGGACAACATAGCCTATGCTGAGAGCCTAGGCTTTGAAATTGTTAGCATTAACATACCCAATGCATCCGGCGGGTTAATTGATAGGTACAGGGATTCCGTTGTTAGATTCTACCCGCATGTACATGGCACGCCCGGCTTCTTCATCGCCAAACTCATCAAACCTGTTCAAATGCATCAATGA